Proteins encoded by one window of Cylindrospermum stagnale PCC 7417:
- a CDS encoding TIGR03986 family type III CRISPR-associated RAMP protein: protein MMTIKHIHHVPQDKKAVAPYNFVELPDQIVKAELEENCKLRDNDRYYQDRHTGRIQCNLNTSSPLYIRCGLTPEQFNFVQEQLRQEREVSDYPDFFYNPVTNKPEIAGSSLRGMFRTLIEIISFSKIDKVSDAQKFFFRAVAADKDDPLKDEYIKYLGNQGKNVKAGYFQQKGDKWFVRPAKSIDNYPFVWVKEKSVINARISGYIPIENISDYKPQYFINISFEDIQTKNGRKFAQKISSNSQDYDYNGVLLTSGNMLEGATRLPDEVNRKNHCLIREPNPDAELIPIDDDAIQDYKKSLTPFQKQEPPFDPEMGVLKQGRAIFYCQHQQGQSIKLFGQSPNFRIPYYPKGHIKTASAVDFIPANLRESSIIDIADAIFGFVRSEKQTQGIQQSRAGRIFISNAECQTDNNDIWLENYPITPKILASPKPTTFQHYLVQSENTNAVKINLNHYASEPTKDTVIRGHKLYWHKGSEPEIKHLKPDEASATQLTQIKPIKPGVNFEFTIHFENLSDVELGALMWVLDIAQDNKYRLSLGMGKPLGMGAIKITHELYLNQRTNRYAQLFSGNNWNLAETVQQASKYKDEFEKYILTQPQLTKIGQFNKIPRIKMLLALLTWEEDPSQDYLEQTRYMEIEREQKPRLGYDHNEYKARRVLPTPLQVIQEILPILEFTEGQIIEGTVTNIEKQSVQDGRRTKLKTTITYEIKGSDCPSKEEVNKQEVTLFIGDIVKVKIEKFQGTSVRRVKRVE, encoded by the coding sequence ATGATGACTATCAAACATATTCACCATGTACCGCAAGATAAGAAAGCAGTTGCACCATATAATTTTGTGGAACTTCCAGACCAAATAGTCAAAGCTGAACTAGAGGAAAATTGTAAGCTGCGTGATAATGATCGTTACTATCAGGATAGACATACTGGTAGAATACAATGCAATTTAAATACTTCTTCACCTCTATATATTCGCTGTGGACTAACACCAGAACAATTTAATTTTGTACAAGAACAACTTAGACAAGAAAGAGAAGTTAGTGATTATCCTGATTTTTTCTATAATCCAGTGACGAATAAACCTGAAATTGCAGGTAGTAGTTTACGAGGAATGTTCAGGACGCTGATAGAAATAATCAGTTTTAGCAAAATTGACAAAGTTTCTGATGCCCAAAAGTTTTTCTTTCGTGCGGTAGCTGCTGATAAAGATGACCCGCTTAAAGATGAATATATAAAGTATTTAGGAAATCAGGGTAAAAATGTAAAAGCTGGTTATTTTCAACAAAAAGGGGACAAATGGTTTGTACGTCCTGCCAAAAGTATTGATAATTATCCATTTGTTTGGGTCAAAGAGAAATCGGTTATTAATGCTAGGATTTCTGGATATATTCCTATCGAAAATATATCAGATTATAAACCTCAGTATTTTATTAATATAAGTTTTGAGGATATACAAACTAAAAATGGTCGTAAATTTGCTCAAAAGATAAGCTCTAATAGTCAGGATTATGATTACAATGGTGTTTTACTAACTAGCGGCAATATGCTGGAAGGTGCAACAAGACTGCCAGATGAAGTAAACCGTAAAAATCATTGCCTGATTAGAGAACCAAATCCTGATGCAGAATTAATACCAATTGATGACGATGCCATTCAAGATTATAAAAAATCATTAACACCTTTTCAGAAGCAAGAACCACCATTTGATCCAGAAATGGGTGTACTTAAACAGGGTCGTGCTATCTTTTATTGTCAACATCAACAAGGACAATCTATAAAATTATTTGGTCAAAGTCCTAATTTCCGTATTCCATATTATCCAAAAGGGCATATAAAGACAGCATCTGCTGTTGATTTTATTCCAGCAAATTTACGGGAATCTTCAATTATTGATATTGCAGATGCAATTTTTGGTTTTGTCAGATCAGAAAAACAAACTCAAGGAATTCAACAAAGTCGCGCTGGTAGAATTTTTATCAGCAACGCGGAATGTCAAACAGATAATAATGATATCTGGCTAGAAAATTATCCAATCACGCCTAAAATTCTTGCTAGTCCTAAACCGACAACATTTCAGCACTACTTAGTGCAATCAGAAAATACAAATGCTGTCAAGATAAATCTGAACCATTATGCTAGTGAGCCAACTAAAGATACTGTCATTCGTGGTCATAAACTTTATTGGCACAAGGGGAGTGAACCAGAAATTAAACATCTAAAACCAGATGAAGCTTCAGCTACTCAACTTACTCAAATAAAGCCAATTAAACCAGGAGTAAATTTTGAGTTCACTATTCATTTTGAAAACTTGAGTGATGTTGAACTGGGTGCTTTAATGTGGGTACTTGATATTGCTCAAGACAATAAATATCGGCTATCGTTGGGTATGGGTAAACCTTTGGGTATGGGTGCAATTAAAATTACCCATGAGCTTTATTTAAATCAACGCACAAATAGATACGCTCAATTATTTAGTGGTAATAACTGGAATCTTGCAGAAACAGTTCAACAAGCATCTAAGTACAAAGATGAATTTGAGAAATATATACTTACTCAACCTCAACTCACGAAAATTGGACAATTTAATAAAATTCCCAGAATTAAAATGTTGTTAGCTTTATTAACTTGGGAAGAAGATCCATCACAAGATTATTTGGAACAAACACGATACATGGAAATTGAGCGTGAACAAAAGCCTCGTCTTGGATATGACCACAATGAATATAAAGCAAGAAGAGTTTTACCCACACCTTTACAGGTGATTCAGGAAATTCTACCTATCCTAGAGTTTACAGAAGGTCAAATTATTGAAGGGACTGTAACCAACATTGAAAAGCAATCGGTACAAGATGGTAGAAGAACTAAATTAAAAACTACTATCACTTATGAAATTAAAGGTTCTGATTGTCCATCAAAAGAAGAAGTGAATAAACAAGAAGTTACCCTTTTTATAGGAGATATTGTCAAAGTAAAAATTGAAAAATTTCAAGGTACAAGTGTGAGGAGAGTAAAAAGGGTTGAATAA
- the csx19 gene encoding type III-D CRISPR-associated protein Csx19: MNQKLCQTISVDEIRDDDQSTLINWLQKEAKEYQFKYLLAYAEDGIIWGHFDEDENYKIITADIVFHKNNFAVDFANLRLLTLQQCRIFGENGEILLWKSHKNWQARLIKDNPSIEYIHEEQILWGTQIEKGKNGEDGEKHGFTLLSDGSQGLKHAVPLTSLSSYFSPTDKKKLYRPVRLVINHYIKYDDETGIARIFLSRLVSLKAKAGVK; this comes from the coding sequence ATGAATCAAAAATTATGTCAGACTATCTCTGTCGATGAGATTAGAGACGATGACCAAAGCACTCTAATAAATTGGTTGCAAAAAGAAGCTAAAGAATATCAATTTAAGTATCTTTTGGCTTATGCTGAGGATGGAATAATTTGGGGACATTTTGATGAAGACGAAAATTATAAAATAATTACTGCTGATATAGTTTTTCATAAAAATAATTTTGCTGTTGATTTTGCTAACCTTCGATTACTCACATTGCAACAGTGTCGAATATTTGGAGAGAACGGAGAAATTTTACTTTGGAAATCTCATAAAAATTGGCAAGCACGACTTATCAAAGATAATCCATCAATAGAATATATTCATGAAGAACAAATTCTTTGGGGAACTCAAATAGAGAAAGGTAAAAATGGAGAGGATGGTGAAAAGCATGGATTTACTTTACTTTCTGATGGTTCCCAAGGGCTAAAACACGCTGTTCCTTTAACTAGTTTAAGCAGTTATTTTAGTCCAACAGATAAAAAGAAGCTTTATCGTCCAGTCCGTTTAGTAATAAATCACTACATTAAATACGACGATGAAACAGGTATTGCCAGAATTTTTCTCAGTCGTCTTGTATCACTAAAAGCAAAAGCAGGAGTTAAATGA
- a CDS encoding RAMP superfamily CRISPR-associated protein has product MSNKRLKRNQRIILERIIITGTLILDTPTCLGNGDADGSTDLMLLRDSISSKALLTGTSIAGALRNYLHEYQYGYGQDEKHQNDNLSTYLFGGSRKDKDGEQSPLIIHDSISNEIPRVELRDGVRIDIATGTAKNQAKYDLELLAAGTEFPLYFELLIEEGKNKNQLLEALVIALQGLEKSEINIGMKKRRGFGRCHIEKWQIWQFDLNDYKHRLAWLTFDRDDWKEKYTQDILAIEGKIVDIFQEKIRSDQRHRFHLKATFNLIGSLLIRSGQFSTETVPDVVHIKSHRNGKVASILPGTSFTGVLRHRAEKIVKTLGISTTFIYDIFGIFEENIQDAQSSRLVVNETVIEQAIPLVQNRIAIDRFTGGALHGALFDEQPIFGGKETIVTLDLELRQPNNAEIGLLLLLLKDLWTSDLPIGGESSIGRGRLQGIKAEMRRFTPDNGEDYWQIIKEEDKLQISDVNNLEKFVGDLNKIVNQVVA; this is encoded by the coding sequence ATGAGCAATAAACGCTTAAAACGTAACCAACGTATTATCCTTGAACGCATTATCATCACAGGAACTCTAATATTAGATACCCCAACCTGTTTGGGTAATGGTGATGCAGATGGGTCTACAGATTTAATGTTACTGCGTGACAGCATTAGTTCTAAAGCACTTCTCACAGGTACGTCTATCGCTGGTGCATTACGGAACTATTTACACGAGTATCAATATGGTTATGGTCAAGATGAGAAACATCAAAATGACAACTTATCTACGTATCTATTTGGTGGAAGTCGCAAAGATAAAGATGGTGAACAAAGTCCTCTCATTATCCATGACTCGATTAGTAATGAAATTCCCCGCGTAGAACTCAGGGATGGAGTAAGAATTGATATTGCAACAGGGACAGCAAAAAATCAGGCAAAGTACGATTTGGAACTCTTGGCAGCAGGAACCGAATTCCCTCTTTATTTTGAGTTGTTAATTGAAGAAGGAAAAAATAAAAATCAACTACTTGAAGCTTTGGTTATTGCTTTACAAGGGCTAGAAAAGTCTGAAATTAATATTGGCATGAAAAAACGCCGAGGATTTGGTCGTTGTCATATTGAAAAATGGCAAATTTGGCAGTTTGATTTGAATGATTACAAACATAGGTTAGCTTGGTTAACTTTTGACAGAGATGATTGGAAAGAGAAGTACACTCAAGATATTTTAGCTATAGAAGGTAAAATTGTAGATATCTTTCAAGAAAAAATAAGATCAGACCAACGCCATCGGTTTCATCTGAAAGCTACTTTTAACTTAATTGGTTCTTTACTAATTCGTTCTGGTCAATTTTCTACAGAAACCGTACCAGATGTAGTACATATAAAATCACACCGTAATGGTAAGGTTGCATCAATTTTACCAGGAACAAGTTTTACGGGAGTTTTGCGGCATCGAGCAGAGAAAATAGTAAAAACGCTGGGAATTTCAACAACTTTTATTTATGACATATTTGGTATTTTCGAAGAAAATATTCAAGATGCTCAATCAAGTCGCTTAGTGGTAAATGAAACTGTAATTGAACAAGCAATCCCTTTAGTACAAAATCGAATAGCAATCGACCGCTTTACAGGTGGCGCATTACATGGTGCATTGTTTGACGAACAACCGATATTTGGCGGAAAGGAGACAATAGTTACTTTGGATTTAGAATTACGTCAACCGAATAATGCTGAAATTGGCTTACTGTTACTTTTACTAAAAGATTTATGGACAAGTGATTTACCAATTGGTGGTGAAAGCAGCATCGGAAGAGGGAGATTACAGGGAATTAAAGCAGAAATGAGACGATTTACACCAGATAACGGTGAAGATTATTGGCAAATCATTAAAGAGGAAGACAAGTTACAAATTAGTGATGTGAATAATTTAGAAAAATTTGTGGGTGATTTAAATAAAATAGTTAATCAGGTAGTAGCATGA